The sequence below is a genomic window from Prosthecobacter dejongeii.
AGTAGTGATTCACCCGCTTATCAGCCAGCACCTTCACGTAAAAGAGTTCCACCGCAGCGTCCAGTGCAGCCTTGCCCCCCAATTTTTGATAAATGCTGGCTGCGCGATCTGCCTCAAATTTCTGTCGGCTAGCTTCATCGGCAAAAGCAAAAGTCTGGTCTTCATAGATGAAAGTGATGGCAGGATTCACCGCCTTGCCGGTGATAGGACAGGTGGTGTTGAGCGGCTTCGGTATGCTAGGCTCGGCGGCGAAGGTCGTCAGGCATAGGCTGACAGAGAACAAAAGAACTAATTTTTTCATGGTTTTTGTTAGGTTGGGTTCCTGCGCGCTGCCGGGTTGGAGACAGACACGCAAAATGGATTTAGACAGCATCGGCCTTGAGGGGCGCGTCGCGCACTTGCTGTTCAGGGGTCAGTTGCACCGTTAGCGTTGCGCCCACCGGGGCTTCACTCAGCCGGCGATGGATGACGTTTGCCATGTCTGACGCACAGTTTTTGATGTGCTCTGCATTCGGGCCTGCAAAATGGGCATCCACCGTTCGATGAAATAAGAGCAACCAACGGTCAAACTGAGGACGCCCCATGGCGGTCAATGGCAGCAGCCGCGCATGCACGGCGAGTGGATTTCCCGTATAACCTCCGGTGCGGAAAAGCACAGTTTCCCAAAAGGCATACATTCTGGGCAAGTGCGCCGTCCAATCTGTGCGTGCAATATCTGTGAAGATAAAACCCAGCACGTCATCCTCACGCACATGCTCATAAAAAGCATTTACGAGTTGCTCAATCTCAGCACGACCATGGAGGTCTGTCAGGGATGAATTTGAGAGCGTCATGATTAATAGGTATGTAAAATACCTATTCAAAAAAGACAATCTTTCAATGCCATTCAAAGAAATTATCCGTTACTGCTTTCTTCTCCCGCTTGTGCAGCTCACTTACCATACTGATTACGCCCTCCGTGTGCTCATTTACATGATGACGCGTCCGGAGCAGAAAGTGACGACCCGAGAGATGGCAGAGTTTTATCACATCTCCCTGAATCATCTCACCAAGGTAACCAAACGACTGACTCAGGGAGGTTGGCTGATCGCAAGCCGGGGTTCTGGAGGCGGGTTATTGCTTGCTGCGCATACCCCTGGAACGAAAGTCGGAGAAATCGTGCGTCTGATCGAAAGCGGAGAACTGGTGGAGTGCTTCACACCCACCACCAATACCTGCCCGATCACGCAGCATTGCCGCCTCAAGCCCCTACTCTATCGCGCACGCCGCGCATTCTATGAGGTGCTGGATTCACAGACGGTCCGGGAACTGGCGAGCCAAGAAGACGTGGGTCCTTCAAGCTGACGAAATCCAGGCTCACTGAATGCCAAGGGGTGGAGATCATGCCGAAGCAAAGCGTGCTTGCTTCAGCGCATGGACCATCACCCATACTCCCACCCTCGGTGGTTGCGCAGCCTCAGTTTGGGCACTTGCGCAGCCGTGTCACTCATCACCGCCGCCCAGGCCGGCTCTCCTGACTTTTCAGCCAAGGCACCCACGCCGCCAGTGGAAGCAGTGAGTTGGAAGGAGCATACTATCTCTCCCGTCGCCAATCCCTTCTTCCATGAGGATGCCGTGATCCGGTCTGAGCTACGCCCCGTCTTTGTCTATCACAACATTGACGACGCCTTCCTCGGCGGAGGCAACGCCCAGCTCTATGCCCTGCAGATCCGCTATGCAGTGACAGATCGGCTGGCCATCATCGCGACCCAGGACGGATACTTCGACATCAACAACGACGCCATCGCCAACCCTGAAGGCTGGATGGACCTGGCTCTGGGCCTGAAGTATGCCCTCATAGACAATGAAGCTCAGCAGTTCATCCTCACACCAGGATTTACTTTCAAAGTCCCGACCGGGGACCGACAGGTCTTCCAGGGTCGCGGCGGTGGTGAATGGGACTTGTTCATGGCAGCACAAAAAGGCTTTGGGGACTTTCACCTCTCTGGAAATCTCGGCCTGCGTCTGCCTAACAACAGTGATGAAAACAGCACCCTCGTGCATTATAGCCTGATGGCGGACTATTACACCTGCCGCTGGTTCATCCCCTTTCTGGCCTTCAATGCTTACACGGTGGTCAATGAAGGCAACAACATCGCCCTCAACAGTGAGGGCTACGATGTCATCAATTTCGGCTCCAGCGGCGCAGATGGCGTGACACAGGGTACTCTCGCGGTGGGCTTCCGTTCGCGCATCTTGAAGAATGTGGACCTCGGCGTGGCATACGAAAAGGCCATCATCGAACCCAACGGTCTGACCGATGACCGATTCACCCTAGATCTCAGTATTCGCTTCTAGTCGCATTCACGGGCATTTGATCGGGCGCGTGGAGAAAGCCTCCATGCGCCCTTGGCATCACGGCATGGAACATGCACAGTGGGGGCTCTATGAAATGGTCATTCAAAATCGCGAAAGTGGCTGGTACAGAGGTCCGCATTCACCTGACCTTCTTTATTTTACTTCTGCTAGTGGCGATGCAGGGCATGAGCGGTGGCCAAGGCACGGCCGGGGCGGTAGATGCCCTGCTTTTTGTGAGTGCGGCTTTTCTCTGCGTGCTGCTGCATGAATTTGGCCATGTCTTTGCTGCCCGTGGTTATGGCATCCATACCCCAGACATCACGCTTCTGCCCATCGGCGGAGTTGCGCGG
It includes:
- a CDS encoding group I truncated hemoglobin, with product MKKLVLLFSVSLCLTTFAAEPSIPKPLNTTCPITGKAVNPAITFIYEDQTFAFADEASRQKFEADRAASIYQKLGGKAALDAAVELFYVKVLADKRVNHYFADISMAKQKRKQKEFLSAALGGPNPYVGKDLRTAHADLDGLNDSHFDAIAEHLQATLQELKVDSTLIAQAMAIVGSTRDAVLNRPVKH
- a CDS encoding group III truncated hemoglobin, producing MTLSNSSLTDLHGRAEIEQLVNAFYEHVREDDVLGFIFTDIARTDWTAHLPRMYAFWETVLFRTGGYTGNPLAVHARLLPLTAMGRPQFDRWLLLFHRTVDAHFAGPNAEHIKNCASDMANVIHRRLSEAPVGATLTVQLTPEQQVRDAPLKADAV
- a CDS encoding RrF2 family transcriptional regulator, which encodes MPFKEIIRYCFLLPLVQLTYHTDYALRVLIYMMTRPEQKVTTREMAEFYHISLNHLTKVTKRLTQGGWLIASRGSGGGLLLAAHTPGTKVGEIVRLIESGELVECFTPTTNTCPITQHCRLKPLLYRARRAFYEVLDSQTVRELASQEDVGPSS